The Peribacillus sp. FSL P2-0133 genome has a segment encoding these proteins:
- a CDS encoding Fe(3+) dicitrate ABC transporter substrate-binding protein, producing MRESRKVRTFGGGGLILLFTIMMMLSGCNNSQKTTEAEKTSAETSNQETRTIKHEMGETEIKNTPKKIVTLELSFVDSLNALGIKPIGISDDNKKDMITKLVGQEMDYTSVGTREQPNLEVISSLQPDLIIADAERHKGIYKDLQQIAPTIVLKSRESTYQENLDSFKTIAKAVNKEDAAEKRLSEHEKTLKELKAKLTVDSNMTVLPAVVRDTSFQAHTSSSYDGALLERMGLKNAIQQEQPHAEMNLEQLVEIDPDVLLLANNEGKLLTDEWKDNPLWKDLKAVKSGQVYSVDRDLWTRYRGVVSAEAIAKDTLNMLGEE from the coding sequence TCACGATTATGATGATGTTATCAGGATGTAATAATTCTCAAAAAACAACAGAAGCAGAGAAGACATCTGCCGAAACAAGTAATCAAGAAACAAGGACGATTAAGCATGAAATGGGAGAAACGGAAATTAAAAATACTCCTAAAAAAATCGTTACGCTTGAGTTATCTTTCGTTGATTCTTTAAATGCCCTAGGGATAAAACCTATCGGGATTTCAGATGACAACAAAAAAGATATGATTACAAAACTTGTAGGTCAAGAAATGGATTATACTTCTGTAGGAACACGTGAGCAGCCTAATTTAGAGGTGATCAGTTCTTTACAGCCGGATTTAATCATTGCAGATGCTGAGCGGCATAAAGGGATTTATAAAGATTTACAGCAGATTGCTCCTACCATTGTCTTAAAAAGCCGGGAATCTACATATCAAGAAAACTTGGATTCTTTTAAAACGATTGCAAAGGCAGTGAATAAGGAAGATGCTGCAGAAAAAAGATTGAGCGAGCATGAAAAAACGCTTAAGGAACTTAAAGCAAAACTTACTGTTGATTCAAATATGACGGTTTTACCTGCAGTTGTACGAGATACTTCATTCCAAGCTCATACTTCTTCTTCTTATGATGGAGCATTGCTTGAACGCATGGGATTGAAAAATGCCATTCAGCAGGAACAGCCACATGCCGAGATGAACTTGGAGCAGCTTGTCGAGATTGATCCGGATGTGTTGCTTCTAGCGAATAATGAGGGTAAGTTACTTACTGATGAGTGGAAAGACAATCCTCTTTGGAAAGACCTGAAGGCTGTAAAAAGCGGACAAGTGTATAGTGTTGATCGAGATTTATGGACGAGATACCGTGGTGTTGTATCAGCGGAGGCCATTGCTAAAGACACTTTAAACATGCTTGGTGAAGAATAA